The Paraburkholderia sp. SOS3 genome includes a region encoding these proteins:
- the nuoL gene encoding NADH-quinone oxidoreductase subunit L, which produces MSTTLNENLLLAIPLASLAGSLIAGLFGKTIGRAGAHSVTILGVAISFVLSVIVFLDVQNGGSFNATIYEWMTIGKLKFEVGFLVDSLTAMMMVVVTFVSLMVHIYTIGYMAGEDGYQRFFSYISLFTFAMLMLVMSNNFLQLFFGWEAVGLVSYLLIGFYYTRPSAIYANLKAFLVNRVGDFGFLLGIGLLLAYAGSMNYADVFAKNHELASLTFPGTDWGLLTVACICLFIGAMGKSAQFPLHVWLPDSMEGPTPISALIHAATMVTAGIFMVARMSPLFELSDSALSFIMVIGAITALFMGFLGVVQMDIKRVVAYSTLSQLGYMTVALGASAYPVAVFHLMTHAFFKALLFLGAGSVIIGMHHDQDMRNMGGLWKYMPITWITSLIGSLALIGTPFFAGFYSKDSIIDAARLSHLPGSGFAYFAVAASVFVTALYSFRMYFMVFHGEERFRGPKHPDSPMGAEEATHGQGHGSDDHGHDAHDGHGHHGPHVPHETPWVVWVPLVLLAIPSVIIGAIAIKPMLYGGFFDHGVAFDKVIYIAQNHPALQEMAEEFHGWFQMGIMSFEGLPVWLSLAGVIVAWFLYIKRPSLPAKIRQTFSPIYTLLDNKYYMDKINEVVFARGAVAIGRGLWKEGDVVVIDGIVNGSARFVGWFASVIRFLQSGYIYHYAFAMIIGMLGLLTLFVTLGGK; this is translated from the coding sequence ATGTCAACGACACTCAATGAAAACCTGCTGCTGGCCATCCCGCTCGCGTCACTCGCGGGCTCGCTGATCGCGGGGCTCTTCGGCAAGACGATCGGGCGTGCAGGCGCTCATTCGGTAACGATCCTCGGGGTGGCGATTTCGTTCGTCCTGTCGGTCATCGTGTTTCTCGACGTGCAGAACGGCGGGAGCTTCAATGCGACGATCTACGAATGGATGACGATCGGCAAGCTCAAGTTCGAGGTCGGCTTCCTCGTCGATTCGCTGACCGCGATGATGATGGTCGTCGTGACCTTCGTGTCGCTGATGGTGCACATCTACACGATCGGCTACATGGCGGGCGAGGACGGCTACCAGCGCTTCTTCTCGTACATCTCGCTGTTCACGTTCGCGATGCTGATGCTCGTGATGAGCAACAACTTCCTGCAGCTGTTCTTCGGCTGGGAAGCGGTGGGTCTCGTGTCGTACCTGCTGATCGGCTTCTACTACACGCGTCCGAGCGCGATCTACGCGAACCTGAAGGCGTTCCTCGTGAACCGCGTCGGCGACTTCGGCTTCCTGCTCGGCATCGGCCTGCTGCTCGCGTACGCCGGCTCGATGAACTACGCCGACGTGTTCGCGAAGAACCACGAACTTGCATCGCTGACGTTCCCGGGCACCGACTGGGGCCTGTTGACGGTCGCCTGCATCTGTCTGTTCATCGGCGCGATGGGTAAGTCCGCGCAGTTTCCGCTGCACGTGTGGCTGCCCGATTCGATGGAAGGCCCGACGCCGATCTCCGCACTGATCCACGCGGCAACGATGGTGACGGCCGGCATCTTCATGGTCGCGCGCATGTCGCCGCTGTTCGAACTGTCCGATAGCGCGCTGTCGTTCATCATGGTGATCGGCGCGATCACGGCACTCTTCATGGGCTTTCTCGGCGTCGTGCAGATGGACATCAAGCGCGTCGTCGCGTATTCCACGCTGTCCCAGCTCGGCTACATGACGGTCGCGCTCGGCGCATCGGCCTACCCGGTCGCCGTGTTCCACCTGATGACGCACGCGTTCTTCAAGGCGCTGCTGTTCCTCGGCGCCGGTTCGGTGATCATCGGCATGCACCATGACCAGGACATGCGCAACATGGGCGGCCTGTGGAAGTACATGCCGATCACGTGGATCACGTCGCTGATCGGCTCGCTCGCGCTGATTGGCACGCCGTTCTTCGCCGGCTTCTATTCGAAGGATTCGATCATCGATGCGGCGCGTCTGTCGCATCTGCCGGGTTCGGGCTTCGCGTACTTCGCGGTCGCCGCGAGCGTGTTCGTCACGGCGCTGTACTCGTTCCGCATGTATTTCATGGTGTTCCACGGCGAAGAGCGCTTCCGCGGTCCGAAGCATCCCGACTCGCCGATGGGCGCCGAAGAAGCGACGCATGGGCAGGGCCACGGCAGTGACGATCACGGTCACGACGCGCACGACGGCCACGGCCATCATGGCCCGCACGTGCCGCACGAAACGCCGTGGGTCGTCTGGGTGCCGCTCGTGCTGCTCGCGATCCCGTCGGTCATCATCGGCGCGATCGCGATCAAGCCGATGCTGTACGGCGGCTTCTTCGACCATGGCGTCGCGTTCGACAAGGTCATCTACATCGCCCAGAACCACCCGGCGCTGCAGGAGATGGCCGAAGAGTTCCACGGCTGGTTCCAGATGGGCATCATGTCGTTCGAGGGTCTGCCTGTGTGGCTGTCGCTCGCGGGTGTGATCGTCGCGTGGTTCCTGTACATCAAGCGTCCGTCGCTGCCGGCGAAGATCCGCCAGACGTTCTCGCCGATCTACACGCTGCTCGACAACAAGTACTACATGGACAAGATCAACGAAGTCGTCTTTGCGCGCGGCGCCGTGGCGATCGGCCGCGGTCTGTGGAAGGAAGGCGACGTGGTCGTGATCGACGGTATCGTCAACGGCAGCGCGCGCTTCGTCGGCTGGTTCGCGAGCGTGATCCGCTTCCTGCAGTCCGGCTATATCTACCACTACGCGTTTGCGATGATCATCGGGATGTTGGGCCTCCTGACGCTGTTCGTTACGCTCGGCGGCAAATAA
- the nuoK gene encoding NADH-quinone oxidoreductase subunit NuoK, translating to MLTLAHYLVLGAILFAISIVGIFLNRRNVIIILMAIELMLLAVNTNFVAFSHYLGDVHGQIFVFFVLTVAAAEAAIGLAILVTLFRSLDTINVEDLDQLKG from the coding sequence ATGTTGACCCTTGCTCATTACCTCGTGCTCGGTGCGATCCTCTTTGCGATCAGCATCGTCGGCATATTCCTGAACCGCCGCAACGTGATCATCATCCTGATGGCGATCGAGCTGATGCTGCTGGCGGTGAACACCAATTTCGTCGCGTTCTCGCACTATCTCGGCGACGTGCACGGCCAGATCTTCGTTTTCTTCGTGCTGACGGTGGCCGCAGCCGAAGCGGCGATCGGCCTCGCGATTCTGGTGACCCTGTTCCGTAGCCTCGACACGATCAACGTCGAGGACCTCGATCAGCTCAAAGGTTAA
- a CDS encoding NADH-quinone oxidoreductase subunit J codes for MEFTTVLFYIFALLLTVSGLKVITSRNPVSAALFLVLAFFNAAAIWMLLQAEFLGILLVLVYVGAVMVLFLFVVMMLDINLDVLRKDFKRFVPMATIVGAIIVIETALILWHGYGATVQPVRDTTAAAVAGAGGTAGWSNTRLIGKVIYTDYIFAFEVAGLVLLVAIIAAIALTTRHQKDSKRQRVSDQVAVRRQDRVRIVKMKPEVAPAPEPTEPATAATAAATAAGAATGAPAPAGKA; via the coding sequence ATGGAATTCACGACCGTACTGTTCTACATCTTCGCGTTGCTCCTGACGGTGTCGGGGCTGAAGGTGATCACTTCGCGCAACCCGGTGTCGGCCGCGCTCTTCCTCGTGCTCGCGTTCTTCAATGCGGCCGCGATCTGGATGCTGCTGCAGGCGGAGTTCCTCGGCATCCTGCTGGTGCTCGTGTACGTCGGCGCGGTGATGGTGCTGTTCCTGTTCGTCGTGATGATGCTGGACATCAATCTCGACGTGCTGCGCAAAGACTTCAAACGCTTCGTGCCAATGGCGACCATCGTCGGCGCGATCATCGTGATCGAAACCGCGTTGATCCTGTGGCACGGCTACGGCGCGACGGTGCAGCCGGTGCGCGATACGACGGCGGCTGCGGTTGCCGGAGCAGGCGGCACGGCCGGCTGGTCGAACACGCGCCTGATCGGCAAGGTCATCTACACCGATTACATCTTCGCGTTCGAAGTGGCAGGCCTCGTGCTGCTCGTCGCGATCATCGCGGCGATCGCGTTGACCACGCGCCATCAGAAAGACAGCAAGCGCCAGCGCGTTTCCGATCAGGTGGCCGTGCGCCGCCAGGATCGCGTGCGCATCGTAAAGATGAAACCGGAAGTCGCACCGGCACCGGAACCCACGGAGCCGGCAACGGCAGCGACGGCAGCCGCGACCGCGGCCGGTGCCGCAACCGGCGCCCCGGCGCCCGCAGGCAAGGCCTGA
- the nuoI gene encoding NADH-quinone oxidoreductase subunit NuoI produces the protein MTAFQNFFKTFFLTELLKGLALTGRYTFQRKITVQFPEEKTPISPRFRGLHALRRYENGEERCIACKLCEAVCPALAITIESETRADNTRRTTRYDIDLTKCIFCGFCEESCPVDSIVETHILEYHGEKRGDLYFTKDMLLAVGDRYEAEIAANKAADAPYR, from the coding sequence ATGACCGCATTTCAAAACTTCTTCAAGACCTTCTTCCTGACCGAGCTGTTGAAGGGTCTCGCACTGACCGGACGCTATACGTTCCAGCGCAAGATCACCGTGCAGTTCCCGGAAGAAAAGACGCCGATTTCGCCGCGTTTTCGCGGCCTGCACGCGCTGCGCCGCTATGAAAACGGCGAAGAGCGCTGCATCGCCTGCAAGCTCTGCGAAGCGGTGTGCCCGGCGCTGGCCATCACGATCGAGTCGGAAACGCGCGCGGACAATACGCGCCGCACGACGCGCTACGACATCGACCTGACCAAATGCATCTTCTGCGGTTTCTGCGAAGAAAGCTGCCCCGTCGATTCGATCGTCGAAACGCATATTCTCGAATATCACGGTGAAAAGCGCGGCGACCTGTACTTCACGAAAGACATGCTGCTGGCCGTCGGCGACCGCTACGAAGCGGAAATCGCCGCGAACAAGGCGGCCGATGCACCGTATCGTTGA
- the nuoH gene encoding NADH-quinone oxidoreductase subunit NuoH, with protein sequence MTLFDTINAGGSQILGVAWPTVWALVRIIVVAVAILLCVAYLILWERKLIGWMHVRLGPNRVGPGGSLQPIADVLKLLLKEVIQPTQASRWIYLIAPVMVVVPAFAIWAVIPFQAGAVLGDINAGLLYAIAISSIGVYGVILAGWASNSKYAFLGAMRAAAQMVSYEISMGFALVVVLMTAGSLNLSDIVNSQTRGIFAGFGINFLSWNWLPLLPMFVVYFVSGIAETNRHPFDVVEGESEIVAGHMIDYSGMAFALFFLAEYINMIVISALASILFLGGWDAPFGFLSFIPGIFWLVLKVFFLLSVFIWVRATFPRYRYDQIMRLGWKVFIPVTVVWLVVVGFWIMSPLNIWK encoded by the coding sequence ATGACCTTGTTCGATACGATCAACGCGGGCGGCAGCCAGATTCTCGGCGTCGCGTGGCCGACGGTGTGGGCGCTCGTGCGCATCATCGTGGTGGCCGTCGCGATTCTGCTGTGCGTCGCGTACCTGATCCTCTGGGAGCGCAAACTGATCGGCTGGATGCACGTGCGTCTGGGCCCGAACCGCGTCGGTCCCGGCGGCTCGCTGCAGCCGATCGCCGACGTGCTCAAGCTGTTGCTGAAGGAAGTGATCCAGCCGACCCAGGCGAGCCGCTGGATTTACCTGATCGCGCCGGTCATGGTGGTCGTGCCGGCCTTCGCGATCTGGGCGGTGATTCCGTTCCAGGCGGGCGCCGTGCTCGGCGACATCAACGCGGGCCTGCTGTACGCGATCGCGATTTCGTCGATCGGTGTCTACGGCGTGATTCTCGCCGGCTGGGCATCGAACTCGAAGTATGCATTCCTCGGTGCGATGCGCGCGGCCGCGCAGATGGTGTCCTACGAAATCTCGATGGGTTTCGCCCTCGTCGTCGTGCTGATGACGGCCGGCAGCCTGAACCTGTCGGACATCGTCAATTCGCAAACGCGCGGCATCTTCGCGGGCTTCGGCATCAACTTCCTGTCGTGGAACTGGCTGCCGCTGCTGCCGATGTTCGTCGTCTATTTCGTGTCGGGCATTGCCGAAACGAACCGCCACCCGTTCGACGTGGTGGAAGGGGAGTCGGAAATCGTCGCGGGCCACATGATCGATTACTCGGGGATGGCGTTCGCGCTGTTCTTCCTCGCCGAGTACATCAACATGATCGTGATCTCGGCGCTCGCCTCGATCCTGTTCCTCGGCGGCTGGGACGCACCGTTCGGTTTCCTGTCGTTCATTCCGGGCATCTTCTGGCTCGTCCTCAAGGTGTTTTTCCTGTTGTCGGTATTCATCTGGGTGCGTGCGACGTTCCCGCGCTACCGCTACGACCAGATCATGCGTCTCGGCTGGAAGGTGTTCATTCCGGTGACCGTGGTGTGGCTCGTGGTGGTCGGGTTCTGGATCATGTCGCCGTTGAATATCTGGAAATAA
- the nuoG gene encoding NADH-quinone oxidoreductase subunit NuoG has translation MVELEIDGKTVEVPEGSMVIQAAHKVDTYVPHFCYHKKLSIAANCRMCLVDVEKMPKAVPACATPVSQGMVVRTKSEKAIKGQQSVMEFLLINHPLDCPICDQGGECQLQDLAVGYGKSSSRYSEEKRVVFHKNVGPLISMEEMTRCIHCTRCVRFGQEVAGVMELGMLNRGEHSEITTFVGKTVDSELSGNMIDLCPVGALTSKPFRYSARTWELSRRKSVSPHDSVGANLVVQVKNNRVMRVLPFENEAINECWISDKDRFSYEALNSEERLTRPMVKQGGQWVETDWQTALEYVVKGFNGIKGDHGANAIAALGSAHSTVEELFLLKQLAQAVGTPNIDFRLRQADFSAPVNGAPWLGVKIADLSLVDAAFVVGTSSLRRDHPLLAARLRQASKGGAKLTLLQASSDNSLIPKAQVIAAAPSAWLDELAGIAAAVSEARGVALPEAFAGSQASDAAKLVAASLAAGEKRVVLIGNAAVQHPEFARIHAAAQWIADATGATLGFLTEAANTVGAHLVGALPGNGGLNAREAFEQPRKGYVLMNVEPEFDTANPAQALAALNQAEMVVVMSPFRTGMDYADVLLPIAPFTETAGTFVNAEGTVQSFNGVVRPLGDARPAWKVLRVLGSLLGASGFEYDTAEEVRAAALGDADLAPRLSNQSTSPVARGNGGAARAANGSFERIADVPIYHADPLVRRAGSLHLTQAARNANTIGLPAGLFDKLGLKDGDAVRVRQGERSVQVPAVRDANLAETVVRVSAATPAGAALGSLFGELLVEKA, from the coding sequence ATGGTTGAACTCGAAATAGACGGCAAAACGGTCGAGGTACCTGAAGGCAGCATGGTGATCCAGGCTGCGCATAAGGTCGACACATACGTGCCGCATTTCTGCTATCACAAGAAGCTGTCGATCGCGGCGAATTGCCGTATGTGTCTCGTCGACGTCGAGAAAATGCCGAAGGCGGTCCCCGCCTGCGCGACGCCGGTGTCGCAAGGCATGGTCGTGCGCACCAAATCCGAGAAGGCCATCAAGGGCCAGCAATCGGTGATGGAGTTCCTGCTGATCAACCATCCGCTCGATTGCCCGATCTGCGATCAAGGCGGCGAATGTCAGCTGCAGGATCTCGCGGTCGGCTACGGCAAGTCGTCGTCGCGCTATAGCGAAGAAAAGCGCGTCGTGTTCCACAAGAACGTGGGGCCGCTGATCTCGATGGAAGAGATGACGCGCTGCATCCACTGCACGCGCTGCGTGCGCTTCGGCCAGGAAGTGGCGGGCGTGATGGAGCTCGGCATGCTGAACCGCGGCGAGCATTCGGAAATCACGACCTTCGTCGGCAAGACCGTCGACTCCGAACTGTCGGGCAACATGATCGACCTGTGCCCGGTCGGCGCGCTGACGAGCAAGCCGTTCCGCTACAGCGCGCGGACGTGGGAACTGTCGCGCCGCAAGTCGGTGAGCCCGCATGATTCGGTCGGCGCAAACCTCGTCGTGCAGGTGAAGAACAACCGCGTGATGCGCGTGCTGCCGTTCGAGAACGAAGCGATCAACGAATGCTGGATCTCGGACAAGGACCGCTTCTCGTACGAAGCGCTCAACAGCGAAGAGCGCCTGACGCGGCCGATGGTGAAGCAGGGCGGCCAGTGGGTCGAAACCGACTGGCAAACGGCGCTCGAATACGTCGTCAAGGGTTTCAACGGCATCAAGGGCGATCACGGCGCAAACGCGATCGCCGCGCTCGGCAGCGCGCACAGCACGGTCGAAGAACTGTTCCTGCTCAAGCAGCTTGCGCAGGCGGTCGGTACGCCGAACATCGATTTCCGTCTGCGTCAGGCCGACTTCTCGGCGCCGGTGAACGGCGCGCCGTGGCTTGGCGTGAAGATCGCCGACCTGTCGCTCGTCGACGCGGCGTTCGTGGTCGGCACGTCGTCGCTGCGTCGCGATCATCCCCTTTTGGCCGCGCGTCTGCGCCAGGCATCGAAGGGCGGCGCGAAGCTCACGCTGCTGCAGGCATCGAGCGACAACTCGCTGATTCCGAAGGCACAGGTCATCGCCGCAGCGCCGTCCGCATGGCTCGACGAACTGGCCGGCATCGCGGCTGCCGTATCGGAAGCGCGCGGCGTCGCGCTGCCCGAAGCGTTCGCAGGCTCACAGGCATCGGATGCGGCAAAGCTGGTCGCCGCTTCGCTCGCAGCCGGCGAAAAGCGCGTGGTGCTGATCGGCAACGCAGCGGTGCAGCATCCGGAATTCGCACGCATCCACGCCGCGGCGCAATGGATCGCCGACGCGACGGGCGCGACGCTCGGCTTCCTGACGGAAGCGGCGAACACGGTCGGCGCTCACCTCGTCGGCGCGCTGCCGGGCAACGGCGGCCTGAATGCACGCGAAGCGTTCGAGCAGCCGCGCAAGGGCTACGTGCTGATGAACGTCGAGCCGGAATTCGACACCGCGAACCCGGCCCAAGCGCTTGCCGCACTGAACCAGGCGGAAATGGTCGTCGTGATGTCTCCGTTCAGAACGGGCATGGATTACGCCGACGTGCTGCTGCCGATCGCACCGTTCACGGAAACGGCCGGCACGTTCGTCAACGCGGAAGGCACGGTGCAGAGCTTCAACGGTGTCGTGCGGCCGCTCGGCGACGCGCGTCCCGCATGGAAGGTGCTGCGCGTGCTCGGCAGCCTGCTCGGCGCGTCGGGCTTCGAATACGACACGGCCGAAGAAGTGCGCGCGGCCGCGCTCGGCGATGCGGACCTCGCGCCGCGTCTGTCGAACCAGAGCACGTCGCCGGTTGCACGCGGCAACGGCGGTGCGGCCAGGGCCGCGAACGGCTCGTTCGAGCGCATCGCCGACGTGCCGATCTACCACGCCGATCCGCTCGTGCGCCGTGCCGGCTCGCTGCATCTGACGCAAGCCGCGCGCAACGCGAACACGATCGGTCTGCCGGCTGGCCTCTTCGACAAGCTGGGTCTGAAAGACGGCGACGCGGTGCGCGTGCGCCAGGGGGAGCGTTCGGTGCAGGTGCCGGCCGTGCGCGATGCGAATCTTGCGGAGACGGTGGTCCGCGTGTCGGCGGCCACGCCTGCCGGCGCGGCGCTGGGGAGCCTGTTCGGCGAACTGCTGGTGGAGAAGGCGTAA
- the nuoF gene encoding NADH-quinone oxidoreductase subunit NuoF, whose translation MTSLHDRHIKPLILAGLNGENWHLEDYVARGGYKQLRRILEEKIPPEQVIADVKASGLRGRGGAGFPTGLKWSFMPRQFPGQKYLVCNSDEGEPGTFKDRDILRWNPHALIEGMAIGAYAMGITVGYNYIHGEIFAEYLRFEEALEEARRAGFLGDNIMGSGFSFQLHAHHGYGAYICGEETALLESLEGKKGQPRFKPPFPASFGVYGKPTTINNTETFAAVPFLLEVGPQTYLEIGKPNNGGTKIFSVSGDVERPGNYEVPLGTPFATLMELAGGMRGGKKIKAVIPGGSSAPVIPGDIMMQTDMDYDSIAKAGSMLGSGAVIVMDETRCMVRSLLRLSYFYYEESCGQCTPCREGTGWLYRVVHRIEHGLGRKEDLDLLNSVAENIMGRTICALGDAAAMPVRGMLKHYWDEFEYHVANKRCLVGGHAGAAAVSETVAA comes from the coding sequence ATGACGTCTTTACACGATCGTCACATCAAGCCGCTGATTCTCGCCGGTCTGAACGGCGAGAACTGGCATCTCGAAGATTACGTCGCGCGTGGCGGCTACAAGCAGCTGCGCCGCATCCTGGAAGAAAAAATCCCGCCGGAGCAGGTGATTGCCGATGTGAAGGCATCGGGCTTGCGCGGCCGCGGCGGTGCGGGCTTCCCGACCGGGCTCAAATGGAGCTTCATGCCGCGCCAGTTTCCGGGGCAGAAGTACCTCGTCTGCAACTCGGACGAAGGCGAACCGGGCACGTTCAAGGACCGCGACATCCTGCGCTGGAATCCGCATGCGTTGATCGAAGGCATGGCGATCGGCGCGTATGCGATGGGCATCACGGTCGGCTACAACTACATTCACGGCGAAATCTTCGCCGAATATCTGCGCTTCGAAGAGGCGCTCGAAGAGGCTCGCCGCGCGGGCTTCCTCGGCGACAACATCATGGGTTCGGGCTTTTCGTTCCAGCTGCATGCGCACCACGGTTACGGCGCGTATATCTGCGGCGAGGAAACGGCGCTGCTCGAGTCGCTCGAAGGCAAGAAAGGCCAGCCGCGCTTCAAGCCGCCGTTCCCCGCGAGCTTTGGCGTCTACGGCAAGCCGACCACGATCAACAACACCGAAACGTTCGCCGCGGTGCCGTTCCTGCTCGAGGTCGGTCCGCAAACCTATCTGGAGATCGGCAAGCCGAACAACGGCGGCACGAAGATCTTCTCGGTGTCGGGCGACGTCGAGCGTCCTGGCAACTATGAAGTGCCGCTCGGCACGCCGTTCGCGACGCTGATGGAACTCGCCGGCGGCATGCGCGGCGGCAAGAAGATCAAGGCGGTGATCCCGGGCGGCTCGTCGGCGCCGGTGATCCCGGGCGACATCATGATGCAGACCGACATGGACTACGATTCGATCGCGAAAGCCGGATCGATGCTCGGTTCGGGCGCGGTGATCGTGATGGACGAGACACGCTGCATGGTGCGCTCGCTGCTGCGCCTGTCGTACTTCTATTACGAAGAGTCATGCGGCCAATGCACGCCGTGTCGCGAAGGCACCGGCTGGCTCTACCGCGTCGTGCATCGTATCGAGCATGGCCTTGGCCGCAAGGAAGATCTCGACCTGCTCAACTCGGTTGCCGAAAACATCATGGGCCGCACGATCTGCGCGCTCGGCGATGCGGCTGCGATGCCGGTGCGCGGCATGCTGAAGCATTACTGGGACGAATTCGAGTATCACGTCGCCAACAAGCGCTGCCTCGTCGGTGGCCATGCCGGGGCGGCGGCGGTGTCGGAAACGGTCGCGGCGTAG
- the nuoE gene encoding NADH-quinone oxidoreductase subunit NuoE, with translation MISAEGLKEIDRALTKYPADQKQSAVMAALAVAQDEHGWLSPDLMQYVADYLGMPAVAVQEVATFYTMFETSPVGKHKITLCTNLPCQLGPDGGSESAAEYLKQKLGIDFGETTADGKFTLKEGECMGACGDAPVMLVNNHRMCSFMSREKIDQLLEELSK, from the coding sequence ATGATCTCAGCTGAAGGCCTGAAAGAAATCGATCGTGCGCTCACGAAGTACCCCGCCGATCAGAAACAATCCGCCGTGATGGCGGCGCTGGCCGTTGCGCAAGACGAACATGGCTGGCTGTCGCCCGATCTGATGCAGTACGTCGCCGACTATCTCGGCATGCCGGCTGTTGCCGTGCAGGAAGTCGCGACGTTCTACACGATGTTCGAAACGTCGCCGGTCGGCAAACACAAGATCACGCTCTGCACGAACCTGCCGTGTCAGCTCGGCCCGGACGGCGGCTCGGAAAGCGCCGCCGAATATCTGAAGCAGAAGCTCGGCATCGACTTCGGCGAAACCACCGCGGACGGCAAGTTCACGCTTAAAGAGGGTGAGTGCATGGGCGCGTGCGGCGACGCACCGGTGATGCTCGTGAACAACCATCGTATGTGCAGCTTCATGAGCCGCGAGAAGATCGACCAGCTGCTCGAGGAACTTTCGAAATGA
- a CDS encoding NADH-quinone oxidoreductase subunit D produces the protein MAEIKNYTLNFGPQHPAAHGVLRLVLELDGEVIQRADPHIGLLHRATEKLAENKTFIQSVPYMDRLDYVSMMVNEHGYVLAIEKLLGIDVPIRAKYIRVLFDEVTRVLNHLMWIGAHALDVGAMAVFLYAFREREDLMDVYEAVSGARMHAAYYRPGGVYRDLPDAMPQYKASKIRNAKALSKMNESRQGSLLDFIEDFFNRFPKCVDEYETLLTDNRIWKQRLVGIGVVSPERALQLGLTGAMLRGSGIEWDLRKKQPYEVYDQLDFDIPVGVNGDCYDRYLVRVEEMRQSTRIAKQCIDWLRKNPGPVMIDNHKVAPPSRVGMKSNMEELIHHFKLFTEGFHVPEGESYAAVEHPKGEFGIYLISDGANKPYRLKIRAPGYAHLSALDEMARGHMIADAVTIIGTQDIVFGEVDR, from the coding sequence ATGGCAGAGATCAAGAACTACACGCTCAACTTCGGCCCGCAGCACCCGGCAGCGCACGGCGTGCTGCGTCTCGTGCTCGAGCTCGACGGCGAAGTGATCCAGCGCGCCGATCCGCATATCGGCCTGCTGCATCGTGCGACCGAAAAGCTCGCCGAAAACAAGACGTTTATCCAGTCCGTGCCGTATATGGACCGTCTCGACTATGTGTCGATGATGGTGAACGAACACGGTTATGTGCTCGCGATCGAAAAGCTGCTCGGCATCGATGTGCCGATTCGCGCGAAATACATCCGCGTGCTGTTCGACGAAGTCACGCGCGTGCTGAACCACCTGATGTGGATCGGTGCGCACGCGCTCGACGTCGGCGCGATGGCCGTGTTTCTGTATGCGTTCCGCGAGCGCGAAGACCTGATGGACGTGTACGAAGCGGTGTCGGGCGCGCGTATGCATGCTGCGTACTATCGTCCGGGCGGTGTCTATCGCGATCTGCCCGACGCGATGCCGCAATACAAGGCGTCGAAAATCCGCAATGCGAAGGCGCTGTCGAAAATGAACGAGAGCCGCCAGGGTTCGCTGCTCGACTTCATCGAAGATTTCTTCAACCGGTTCCCGAAGTGTGTCGACGAGTATGAAACGCTGCTGACCGACAACCGGATCTGGAAGCAGCGTCTCGTGGGCATCGGTGTCGTGAGCCCCGAACGCGCGCTGCAACTGGGTCTGACCGGCGCGATGCTGCGCGGCTCGGGCATCGAGTGGGACCTGCGCAAGAAGCAGCCTTACGAGGTGTACGATCAGCTCGATTTCGACATTCCGGTTGGCGTGAATGGCGACTGCTACGACCGCTATCTCGTGCGCGTCGAAGAAATGCGTCAATCGACGCGTATCGCGAAGCAGTGTATTGATTGGCTTCGCAAGAATCCCGGCCCCGTGATGATCGACAATCACAAGGTTGCGCCGCCGTCGCGCGTCGGGATGAAGTCGAACATGGAAGAGCTGATCCACCATTTCAAGCTCTTTACCGAGGGCTTCCATGTGCCTGAAGGCGAATCGTATGCGGCGGTCGAGCATCCGAAGGGCGAGTTCGGCATCTATCTGATTTCGGATGGCGCGAACAAGCCTTATCGCCTGAAGATTCGCGCGCCGGGCTACGCGCATCTGTCCGCGCTCGACGAAATGGCGCGCGGCCACATGATCGCCGATGCGGTCACGATCATCGGCACGCAGGACATCGTGTTCGGCGAAGTGGATCGCTAA